In one Oceanotoga teriensis genomic region, the following are encoded:
- the coaE gene encoding dephospho-CoA kinase (Dephospho-CoA kinase (CoaE) performs the final step in coenzyme A biosynthesis.) → MILGLTGPAGSGKSTVSNIIKNNFDKTYVIDVDRVGHDVLTLSFVQDKLKDTFGSSIFENDEINRKELGKIVFKDKNKLNILNSIVHPAMFNKIETFIKKDLKNYDIIIIDAALLFKIKLHTLCDKIIFVDADEKVRIKRLTQKRALTLDKALSIVQSQKNLDFGPHDIEIKNNYDDLKYIKKIIFDLIKP, encoded by the coding sequence ATGATTTTAGGTTTAACTGGACCTGCTGGTTCTGGAAAATCTACTGTTTCAAACATTATAAAAAATAATTTTGATAAAACTTATGTAATAGATGTTGACAGGGTAGGTCATGATGTACTAACCCTGTCTTTTGTTCAGGATAAACTTAAAGATACCTTTGGATCTTCTATATTCGAAAATGATGAAATTAATAGGAAAGAGTTGGGAAAGATTGTATTTAAAGACAAAAATAAATTAAATATACTTAATTCTATTGTACATCCCGCAATGTTTAATAAAATTGAAACTTTTATAAAAAAAGATTTAAAAAACTATGATATAATTATTATAGATGCAGCATTGTTATTTAAAATAAAACTTCATACCCTGTGTGATAAAATAATTTTTGTTGATGCAGATGAAAAAGTAAGAATTAAAAGACTCACCCAGAAAAGAGCTTTGACTTTAGATAAAGCTCTTTCAATTGTCCAAAGTCAAAAAAACTTAGATTTTGGTCCTCATGATATTGAAATAAAAAATAATTATGATGATTTAAAATACATAAAAAAAATCATTTTTGATCTCATTAAACCTTAA
- a CDS encoding extracellular solute-binding protein encodes MKKLLAVLLTVLIFSFAFSEKVVFEFWHAMGGGLGETLSYLIENFNKENPDIEVKPIYVGNYSALNQKLLSTITAYNQGTRSELPTMAQAYGNWIAKYLFSDVIQPLNEYIENDKEMKDAWDNEIYDVFKEMSTWDENIYSMPYNKSVYTYYYNTDLFDLYGVEPPKSFDDLIEVSQYLTEDIDEDGNVDQYGLGSRTFVDDFQLLLYAYDQRILVDKGNGKYAVSLDKTKFKEALSIVKELKENDNALFQGGYLDGPFGSGQIAAYMGTIAGKSYADRSSQGKHGWTWSALPSVDGVPHSPIAGTDLTVFKWASDEEKEAAFRFLKYLMDPVNMAYWAINSGYVPVRKDVTQTEQWKVYTATDEKPTIALNSLETAYSDPKPAAWNDIRGELSNIYSDFLNDKIDSDEAYSRTIRSLETLLAETDELAK; translated from the coding sequence GTGAAAAAGCTTTTAGCAGTACTTTTAACTGTTTTAATCTTTAGTTTTGCTTTTTCTGAAAAAGTAGTTTTTGAATTTTGGCATGCTATGGGTGGTGGATTAGGAGAAACTTTATCTTATCTAATCGAAAACTTTAATAAAGAAAATCCTGATATTGAAGTTAAACCTATTTATGTTGGAAACTACTCAGCTTTAAACCAGAAATTATTATCTACCATAACTGCTTATAATCAAGGTACAAGAAGTGAATTACCTACTATGGCTCAAGCTTATGGTAACTGGATCGCAAAGTACTTATTCTCAGATGTTATTCAACCATTAAATGAATACATCGAAAATGACAAAGAAATGAAAGATGCATGGGATAATGAAATATATGATGTTTTCAAAGAAATGTCTACTTGGGATGAAAATATTTATTCTATGCCTTATAATAAATCTGTTTATACTTATTATTACAACACAGATTTATTTGATTTATATGGAGTTGAACCACCAAAATCTTTTGATGATTTAATTGAAGTTTCACAATACTTAACAGAAGATATTGATGAAGATGGAAATGTAGATCAATATGGATTAGGTTCAAGAACTTTCGTTGATGATTTCCAATTACTATTATATGCTTATGATCAGAGAATATTAGTAGATAAAGGAAATGGAAAATATGCTGTTTCTTTAGATAAAACTAAATTTAAAGAAGCTTTGAGTATCGTCAAAGAATTAAAAGAAAATGATAATGCTTTATTCCAAGGTGGATATCTTGATGGTCCTTTCGGTTCAGGTCAAATAGCTGCTTATATGGGAACTATAGCTGGTAAGAGTTATGCCGATAGATCTTCTCAAGGAAAACATGGTTGGACATGGTCAGCATTACCTTCAGTTGATGGAGTTCCTCATTCTCCTATAGCTGGTACAGATTTAACTGTATTTAAATGGGCTTCAGATGAAGAAAAAGAAGCTGCTTTTAGATTCTTAAAATATTTAATGGATCCTGTTAATATGGCTTATTGGGCTATAAATTCAGGCTATGTTCCTGTTAGAAAAGATGTTACACAAACAGAACAGTGGAAAGTTTATACAGCTACAGATGAAAAACCAACAATAGCTTTAAATTCTCTTGAAACTGCTTATTCAGATCCAAAACCAGCAGCTTGGAATGATATAAGAGGAGAACTTTCTAATATTTATTCTGATTTCTTAAATGACAAAATAGATTCTGATGAAGCTTATAGCAGAACTATAAGATCTTTAGAAACATTGCTTGCTGAAACAGATGAATTAGCTAAATAA
- a CDS encoding TetR/AcrR family transcriptional regulator, which produces MARRPNPELREKRKLELIESIINIINQNSISGTTTRKIATEANLTIASLHYYFGSKDGAMVETARYILDTWIKDIFETPGEIEDKILTLFSPPDKMAAFSQIITYPYRSKVTLSDIQGIDEEFNLIIKDILRARGFDVDSSFTIADVIKTFLIGLGFKGYVYPEVIKEEVKIVINFLELNKERE; this is translated from the coding sequence ATGGCCAGGAGACCAAATCCTGAACTAAGAGAAAAAAGAAAATTGGAATTAATAGAGTCTATAATAAACATCATCAATCAAAATAGTATAAGTGGAACTACAACGAGAAAAATAGCTACAGAGGCGAACTTAACTATAGCATCTTTACATTATTATTTTGGCTCAAAAGATGGAGCTATGGTAGAAACGGCGAGATATATACTCGATACTTGGATAAAAGATATATTTGAAACACCAGGAGAAATAGAAGACAAAATTTTAACCTTATTTTCACCACCAGATAAGATGGCAGCTTTTTCACAAATAATAACTTATCCTTATAGATCTAAAGTAACTTTATCAGATATACAGGGTATAGATGAAGAATTTAATTTGATAATAAAAGATATACTCAGAGCAAGGGGTTTTGATGTAGACTCTTCATTTACTATTGCAGATGTCATAAAAACATTTTTAATAGGTCTTGGATTTAAAGGATATGTATATCCAGAAGTTATAAAAGAAGAAGTAAAAATAGTAATAAATTTCCTTGAATTAAATAAAGAAAGAGAATAA
- a CDS encoding polysaccharide biosynthesis/export family protein produces MKKTKLIFLAILLLPIIAFTYNLRVGDVLGVWVFGYPDYSSNSIYVGPDGNITIPPIGRINVEGKNIEQVEKIINEKIKDYIKSAKVTVGIVNYAPFKVNILGNVVKNGMLDIKTDKIKLSDLIAMVGGLREPSKSSKAIIKYSDGNEKTVNIDWILKGENGENPYIYEDTFVIIPYEFTNKVNLFSDFGTYSLDYYEGLTLKTLISESKISSDRIDDEITIIRDDEISKYSFEQVITKEDIQLKSEDTIIIKKAENYVYVISETNSSKVPFEKNEDMTLKILLMKLGINPSYVDEVTIEDKEIKLNEKLQNKSFINIKMKKNYVYLTGAFNYSGRMGFEFGEDMTLIKLISLAKGFSTEFSGNITLINPDGSTKNLYINPANLQESNEINILPGSTLIAQMEEKIIYVMGDISKIETYKNGDTLYDFVLRNNLNNSYTLRYRIENEEKEIDLENIESLKEVPLKGKVFIELTKEKNDQVIVYKEGNMEIINKNIVRLQDVVAAVGGFAPVDDGNIKVMKNGEQIANYTQEDIINNPLIQIPKGSYVVVQPEAKYSYITVMGNIAPRSIRTDVPLSLVEILAGTSIKWEFQNNIILYPINGNKTMIDISNIEELRNKFVEPGSIVYVPDVENIFVYVFGEVSRPGIVQYIKGMTTVEAILKSGNITKSAELGSVYLFKEGPENAPVKLDISGVINAAPLKTGMNPELKPGDIIYVPKNAITNVLEVVSTVTTFMNFVDKGLDIYGKVK; encoded by the coding sequence GTGAAAAAAACTAAGTTAATTTTCTTAGCTATATTATTGCTTCCAATTATAGCTTTTACATACAACTTAAGAGTTGGTGATGTTCTTGGAGTATGGGTATTTGGATATCCGGACTACTCTTCAAATAGTATTTATGTAGGTCCTGATGGAAATATAACAATTCCTCCAATTGGAAGAATCAATGTAGAAGGTAAAAACATTGAACAAGTTGAAAAAATAATAAATGAAAAAATAAAAGATTATATAAAATCTGCAAAAGTTACAGTTGGAATAGTAAACTATGCACCATTTAAAGTAAACATACTTGGTAATGTAGTAAAGAATGGTATGTTAGATATAAAAACAGATAAAATAAAACTTTCTGACTTAATAGCAATGGTAGGTGGTTTGAGAGAACCTTCAAAATCATCAAAAGCCATAATAAAATATTCCGATGGAAATGAAAAAACAGTTAATATAGATTGGATATTAAAAGGTGAAAATGGAGAAAATCCTTATATATACGAAGATACATTTGTTATCATTCCATATGAATTTACAAATAAAGTCAATTTATTTTCGGATTTTGGTACATATTCTTTAGATTATTATGAAGGATTGACATTAAAAACTCTCATATCAGAATCAAAAATTTCTTCTGATAGAATAGATGATGAAATAACTATAATTAGAGATGACGAAATAAGTAAATACTCATTCGAACAAGTAATAACAAAAGAAGATATACAATTAAAATCAGAAGATACCATCATAATAAAAAAAGCAGAAAATTATGTCTATGTAATATCAGAAACAAATTCGAGTAAAGTTCCATTTGAAAAAAATGAAGATATGACATTAAAAATATTGTTGATGAAACTTGGTATAAATCCTTCATATGTTGATGAAGTAACTATAGAAGATAAAGAAATAAAGTTGAACGAAAAACTTCAAAATAAAAGTTTTATAAACATAAAAATGAAGAAAAATTATGTTTATTTAACTGGTGCATTTAATTATAGTGGAAGAATGGGTTTTGAATTTGGAGAAGATATGACACTTATAAAATTGATATCACTTGCAAAAGGATTTAGTACAGAATTTTCTGGAAATATAACATTGATAAATCCTGATGGGAGTACAAAAAATTTATATATAAATCCAGCCAATCTTCAAGAATCAAATGAAATAAATATTTTACCTGGATCTACTTTAATAGCTCAAATGGAAGAAAAAATTATATATGTTATGGGAGATATTTCAAAAATAGAGACATATAAAAATGGAGACACATTGTATGATTTTGTTTTAAGAAATAATTTAAACAATTCATATACATTGAGATATAGAATAGAAAATGAAGAAAAAGAAATTGATTTGGAAAATATAGAATCATTAAAAGAAGTACCTTTAAAAGGAAAAGTATTCATAGAATTAACAAAAGAAAAAAATGATCAAGTGATAGTATATAAAGAAGGAAATATGGAAATTATAAACAAAAATATAGTAAGATTACAAGACGTTGTAGCTGCAGTAGGTGGATTTGCTCCTGTAGATGATGGAAATATAAAGGTTATGAAAAATGGAGAACAAATAGCAAATTATACCCAAGAAGATATAATAAATAATCCATTAATACAAATACCAAAGGGAAGTTATGTTGTAGTTCAACCAGAAGCAAAGTACTCTTATATAACAGTTATGGGTAATATAGCCCCAAGAAGTATAAGGACAGATGTACCTTTGAGTTTAGTAGAAATATTAGCTGGAACAAGTATAAAATGGGAATTCCAAAATAATATAATACTATATCCTATCAATGGAAATAAAACTATGATAGATATTTCAAATATAGAAGAATTGAGAAATAAATTTGTAGAACCAGGATCTATAGTATATGTACCAGATGTTGAAAACATATTCGTATATGTTTTTGGAGAAGTATCAAGACCTGGTATCGTTCAGTATATAAAAGGAATGACAACAGTTGAAGCTATATTAAAATCAGGTAATATAACTAAATCTGCTGAACTTGGAAGTGTGTATCTTTTCAAGGAAGGTCCTGAAAATGCTCCAGTAAAATTAGATATATCTGGAGTTATAAATGCAGCACCTTTAAAAACAGGAATGAATCCAGAATTGAAACCTGGAGATATAATATATGTACCTAAAAATGCAATTACAAATGTATTAGAAGTTGTATCTACAGTAACTACTTTTATGAACTTTGTAGATAAAGGTTTGGACATATATGGAAAGGTAAAATAA
- a CDS encoding tetratricopeptide repeat protein has translation MNENKAREYNNMGNLFMQKKDYNQALDFYLKAISLYDEESVFYHNAGVCLLILEEKQRAITLLKRAFEKGTKIDETELYLVSALYEIENYSDVLSFKEKRNNKYYIDINMLKLKSAIKLSKIQQAKKIINTLKMAGFNSQELELIENMLWR, from the coding sequence GTGAATGAAAATAAAGCTCGTGAGTATAATAATATGGGTAATCTTTTCATGCAAAAAAAAGATTATAATCAAGCTTTAGATTTTTATTTAAAAGCAATTTCTTTGTACGATGAAGAATCAGTATTCTACCATAATGCAGGAGTATGTTTACTCATATTAGAAGAAAAACAAAGAGCTATTACACTATTAAAACGTGCTTTTGAAAAAGGTACAAAAATAGATGAAACAGAACTTTATCTTGTAAGTGCATTATATGAAATAGAAAATTATTCAGATGTTTTATCATTTAAAGAAAAAAGAAATAATAAATACTATATAGATATAAACATGTTAAAATTGAAATCTGCCATAAAGCTTTCTAAAATTCAACAAGCAAAAAAAATAATAAATACTTTAAAAATGGCTGGTTTTAATTCTCAAGAATTAGAATTAATAGAAAATATGTTATGGAGATGA
- the plsY gene encoding glycerol-3-phosphate 1-O-acyltransferase PlsY gives MILSASLLIIISYFIGTIPFSFIVPKLKGIDVRKKGSGNVGGTNVLRNLGFGYGLTAMVLDCLKGLMPGFVGVMIYTNESWIPYLMILAAVLGHDYSVFLKFKGGKGVATTVGGYISTHPLSGFIFFLIWFPIAFKTKYVSLASITSMFVVAILVFIFDYKAAIIYLILAGISAYKHRSNIKRLINGEENKTDILNIMSKGVKK, from the coding sequence ATGATATTATCTGCATCATTACTTATAATAATTTCATATTTTATAGGAACAATACCTTTTAGTTTTATAGTACCAAAACTAAAAGGTATTGATGTTCGTAAAAAAGGTAGTGGAAATGTTGGAGGAACGAATGTCTTAAGAAATCTTGGATTTGGATATGGATTAACAGCCATGGTTTTGGACTGTTTAAAAGGTTTAATGCCAGGTTTTGTTGGAGTTATGATTTATACAAATGAATCTTGGATACCATATTTAATGATCTTAGCAGCAGTTTTAGGACATGATTACTCTGTTTTTTTAAAATTTAAAGGTGGAAAAGGTGTAGCAACAACAGTTGGAGGATATATATCAACACATCCTCTATCTGGATTTATATTTTTTTTGATTTGGTTTCCAATAGCATTCAAAACTAAATATGTTTCTCTTGCATCTATAACATCTATGTTCGTTGTTGCTATACTTGTATTCATATTCGATTATAAAGCTGCAATAATATATCTTATTCTTGCTGGGATAAGTGCTTACAAACATAGAAGTAATATAAAAAGACTTATAAATGGAGAAGAAAACAAGACAGATATATTAAATATTATGTCAAAGGGTGTTAAAAAATGA
- the der gene encoding ribosome biogenesis GTPase Der yields MSNPLVLVVGKPNVGKSTLFNRIIKEKKSIVLDYPGVTRDHVYAEARWDERAFMLVDTCGIFEDPEEIIAKQQKEVVLNSIREAALVIFVVDGKNGLTSEDHHIAEFIRKAGVDVVLAANKAEGFEKYESFIKPDLYQLGFGEPIPVSAEHNRNIDELLDEVVEKLENKGISIRYVKEIEEDENTIKVAFIGKPNAGKSSLFNAITGMKKAIVSDIPGTTRDTVDQIVTIDENTFKFIDTAGMRKKSTVKYGTIEMYSIIRTIKTIEKSDVVVLLIDATEGVTQQDKKVAGLAENNGKGTIIVFNKWDLIEQEKREEFINKAKKELYFINYSPVIFTEAKNSKGIKEVIKKIVQVNESRNREISTSILNQALERHMMMTPPPIKKGKRVKLYYGVQVGVRPPVFTFYANMPKELSKSYQQSIRNMIRKYIDPFEGSPLFLKFEERKR; encoded by the coding sequence TTGTCAAATCCATTAGTATTAGTAGTAGGAAAACCAAATGTTGGAAAATCAACATTATTTAATAGAATAATAAAAGAAAAAAAATCAATAGTATTAGATTATCCAGGAGTTACAAGAGATCATGTATATGCTGAGGCGCGCTGGGATGAGCGTGCCTTCATGCTCGTAGATACATGTGGAATATTTGAAGATCCAGAAGAAATAATTGCAAAACAACAAAAAGAAGTTGTATTAAATTCTATAAGAGAAGCAGCACTCGTAATATTTGTGGTTGATGGTAAAAATGGATTGACTTCAGAAGATCATCATATAGCAGAATTCATAAGAAAAGCAGGAGTTGATGTGGTACTTGCAGCTAATAAGGCTGAAGGTTTTGAAAAATATGAATCTTTTATAAAACCCGATCTTTATCAATTGGGATTTGGAGAACCAATACCAGTTTCTGCCGAGCATAATAGAAATATAGATGAACTTTTGGATGAAGTTGTAGAAAAACTTGAAAATAAAGGAATCAGTATAAGATATGTAAAAGAAATTGAAGAAGATGAGAATACTATAAAAGTTGCTTTTATAGGGAAACCTAATGCTGGTAAATCTTCTTTATTCAATGCAATAACCGGCATGAAAAAGGCTATAGTATCAGATATTCCTGGAACAACAAGAGATACAGTAGATCAAATAGTGACTATAGATGAAAACACCTTTAAATTTATAGATACTGCTGGAATGAGAAAAAAGTCTACAGTTAAATATGGAACGATAGAAATGTATTCAATAATAAGAACTATAAAAACAATAGAAAAATCAGATGTAGTTGTTCTACTCATAGATGCAACTGAAGGTGTTACACAACAAGATAAAAAAGTAGCTGGATTGGCAGAAAACAATGGTAAAGGAACTATAATAGTATTTAATAAATGGGATTTAATAGAACAAGAAAAAAGAGAAGAGTTCATAAATAAAGCAAAAAAAGAACTTTATTTTATAAATTATAGTCCTGTAATATTTACAGAGGCTAAAAATTCAAAGGGGATAAAAGAAGTAATAAAAAAGATAGTACAAGTAAATGAATCAAGAAATAGAGAAATAAGTACAAGTATTTTAAATCAAGCTTTAGAAAGACATATGATGATGACACCTCCTCCTATAAAGAAAGGAAAGAGAGTAAAATTATATTATGGAGTTCAAGTAGGTGTTAGACCTCCTGTATTTACTTTTTATGCAAATATGCCTAAAGAACTTTCTAAATCATATCAGCAAAGTATAAGAAATATGATAAGAAAGTATATAGACCCATTTGAAGGTTCTCCTTTATTTTTAAAGTTTGAAGAGAGAAAAAGGTAA